The stretch of DNA AAACGGCAATGTAGGTATGCAGTTAGGCTATGAGATGAGAGGTGGAGAGATTACAGTAAATGGCAATGCCGATAGGTTTGTAGGAAGTGAAATGAAAGGAGGTAAAATCCACATAAAAGGGAATGCAGAAGATTATATCGGATGTGCATACAGAGGGGATTGGAGGGGGATGAGAGGAGGCACTATAATTATTGAAGGAGATGCGGGAAATAACATTGGAGGCGGAGCTCTTAAAGGAGAAATAATTATAAAAGGAAATGTGGGTCAATTCTGCGGTATTAACCTAAGAGGTGGAAAAATCTTTGTTGGTGGAAATGCTGAAAGAAATGTCGGTGCTGAAATGGTTAAAGGAGAGGTTATAATTTGTGGAACTATTGATAAATTTCATCCAGGTTTTGAATTAACCGATGAGATAGATGGAACGGAGCTCGGGATGGATGGAACATTCCTTAAATTTATAGGAGACAATTCCAGAAAAAAACCAAAAGGGGTATTGTATGTTTTAAAAGAACATAATAAGCATCTTATAGAATCTAAATCAAAATCTAATAACTGTATTAATGATAATATTAGCAATAATAGTAATATTAACAATGATATTAATGAAATGAGAAAAAATAAAATTGAAGCAATATTTAACTCAGGAAGCACCATCGTGCAAGGAGCTATTATTAAAGGAGGTAATAAATTCACAGAAGAATATGTTAATGAATGTGCAGTTTGTTATTTACATCCAAATGATTACGACATATTGGGGCAACCGCAAAAGGTCAGAGTATCAAGAAATGGATATTATGTAGTTTTAAGAGCATTTCCCAATAATAATCTCCAAAGAGGCAATATTTTTGTTCCAAGGAGTATTTGGGCAAATGTTATCGTAGAGGCCTATACTGAAGGCACAGGTTCTCCAAATTATAAAGGAGGCAGGGTAGTTGTAGAGCCTGCTTCTGATGATGATACTATATTGAGTGCAGAGGATATAATAAAATCATATTAAAAAGTATTAAAAAATATTATTAAAAAATATTAAAAAATCCACAGGTGAAATAATGAAAAAAGTATATAAAAATATTGTATGTCCAGTCTGTGGAGGCTCCTGTGATGATATTGAAGTGGAAATCGACTCCGAAAAAGAAGAGATAGTAGTTAAAAATGCCTGTAAGATGGGTGCAGCAAAATTTAAAGAGATATATAGCCCCCACAGAATCAGAAATCCTATGATAAAAAAAGATGGAAAATTTGAAAATGTAAGCTGGAATAAAGCTTTGGATAAGGCATCTGAAATACTTGCAAATGCAAAAAGACCCCTATTTTTTATGGGAAGTGAAACATCAACAGAGGCTATGAGAGTTGGATTGCAGATGGCAGAATATCTAAGGGGCGTTGCTGATTCCAATTCTACCATATGACACGGACCTACGGTAATGGGTATTCAAGAATCAGGACATCCAGGAGCTACCGCTGGAGAGATAAAAAATAGAGCAGACTTAGTAGTGTATTGGGGAACTAATCCAATGGACTCAATGCCAAGACACATGTCAAGATATGCAGTATATACAAGAGGATTTTTTAGAGAAAGAGGTAAAAATGATAGATTTGTAATTACAATAGACCCAAGAAGAACAGCCACGGCAAAGGCATCTGATTGGTATATTCCTATAAAACCTAACTCCGATTATGAGGCATTTGCAGCATTACTAACAATATTAAGAGGAAAAGAACCACATCCATCCATAGAGGAAATTACTGGAATATCTATTGAGGCATTAAAAGAATTGGCACATAAAATGAGCACCTGTCAGTTTGGAGCTCTGTATGGTGGATTGGGATTGGCTTCATCAAAGGGAAAACATAGAAATATTGAAATGATTATGAAATTAATAGCCGAGCTCAATAAATATACAAAATTCACCATAGGGGCAATTAGGGGACATTGCAATGTATCAGGATTTAACCAGATTGCTTCTTGGATGTATGGATATCCATTTGGAATAGATTTTCTTAGAGGATATCCAAGATATAATCCAGGGGAAACTACAACAGTTGATTTATTACTAAACAAAGAAGTGGATGCTTTATTTGTAGTAGGTGCTGATTTAGGAGCTCACCTACCAAAAGAGTGTGTGGAGTATATGAAAGATATTCCTGTGGTATGTATCGATATAGCACCATGCCCAACAACAGCATTAGCCGATGTGGTATTGCCCGGTGTAATTGATGCTATGGAATGCGGTGGGACATTTTATAGATTTGATAATGTGCCTATTAACTATAAACCATTTACAAAATCACCATTTTCATTCACGGAAAGTAATTATGATACATTAAAACAGTTATTTGAAAAAATAAAAGAGAAAGTAAATAATAATCCAGAAAGGACAGCAAGTGATGTGAGAATAGAGGTTTAAATATATATTTTTTTATTTTTTATAATTTTTATTTTAATTTTATAATTTTTATATATTTTTCTAGCTTTTATATACCCCTATGCAAATGGTACTAGAAAAATATAAAAAAGTATTACTATTAATATCAGTGGAAATTTATTATCTTTTATTTATTTGTTTTATTTATGTTTATTATAATAAAATATACCTTAAATATTTACTATTTTTAAAATAAAAGTTAAATATCAATTTTTAAAATTTTGGAATATATAAATGTTAATAATATTTTAATCAATGTTATTAATAAATTTAATTTTTCTTTCTTAGTCTTACGAGCTCAGCGAGTAAGTCGTATGAATTCACGAAGTGAATTCTGAGATTAAAACAAGATGGAAATAAATATAAAAAAAGGAATTAATCAATTTAAGTTAAATGTTTATAAAACTAAATACATAGTTAAAAGACTATCTTTATAATTTTTTATTTAATTTTATTTTTATTTAATCAAAAACCCATACATTAACAATATCACCTTTTTTCTTCAAAATTTCATCTTCTTTTATCTCGATTAATCCATCAGCATAGGCAATTGAAGTAATCAAATTAGAACCTTTAAATGTAGGATATGCCATACCATTTTTTA from Methanothermococcus okinawensis IH1 encodes:
- a CDS encoding formylmethanofuran dehydrogenase subunit B produces the protein MKKVYKNIVCPVCGGSCDDIEVEIDSEKEEIVVKNACKMGAAKFKEIYSPHRIRNPMIKKDGKFENVSWNKALDKASEILANAKRPLFFMGSETSTEAMRVGLQMAEYLRGVADSNSTIUHGPTVMGIQESGHPGATAGEIKNRADLVVYWGTNPMDSMPRHMSRYAVYTRGFFRERGKNDRFVITIDPRRTATAKASDWYIPIKPNSDYEAFAALLTILRGKEPHPSIEEITGISIEALKELAHKMSTCQFGALYGGLGLASSKGKHRNIEMIMKLIAELNKYTKFTIGAIRGHCNVSGFNQIASWMYGYPFGIDFLRGYPRYNPGETTTVDLLLNKEVDALFVVGADLGAHLPKECVEYMKDIPVVCIDIAPCPTTALADVVLPGVIDAMECGGTFYRFDNVPINYKPFTKSPFSFTESNYDTLKQLFEKIKEKVNNNPERTASDVRIEV
- a CDS encoding formylmethanofuran dehydrogenase subunit C → MDTITLVPRNNIGMPIEADVISPDVFANKTLDEIKSLLVWQGNTRAPLSEFFDIIGAPSKEPAIVINGDVSRVKYIGSNMSSGKITINGNVGMQLGYEMRGGEITVNGNADRFVGSEMKGGKIHIKGNAEDYIGCAYRGDWRGMRGGTIIIEGDAGNNIGGGALKGEIIIKGNVGQFCGINLRGGKIFVGGNAERNVGAEMVKGEVIICGTIDKFHPGFELTDEIDGTELGMDGTFLKFIGDNSRKKPKGVLYVLKEHNKHLIESKSKSNNCINDNISNNSNINNDINEMRKNKIEAIFNSGSTIVQGAIIKGGNKFTEEYVNECAVCYLHPNDYDILGQPQKVRVSRNGYYVVLRAFPNNNLQRGNIFVPRSIWANVIVEAYTEGTGSPNYKGGRVVVEPASDDDTILSAEDIIKSY